One Gadus chalcogrammus isolate NIFS_2021 chromosome 4, NIFS_Gcha_1.0, whole genome shotgun sequence DNA segment encodes these proteins:
- the LOC130380282 gene encoding C-type lectin domain family 2 member B-like: protein MMSRTGNWNVAAGDTTKGVKERIVDIYVSVESLFVYDKPWMEGDSKGAAVNNEYSEVAEASGQKKACRIRAVLPWLLVVLLLVVVTGLGIALKEEQADNFNQTSTLMEVLEKLCEQMGCTHNWKKLPCSCYSICPQIGSQERKSSEESGKDCVCTQADLASITTREEQEIVSRLSSDKPAWVGLKRNDDGVCHWVDGTRLPTKSFGHDSPEEEPCALRPLSCFACSSKQNWICEKIIE, encoded by the exons ATGATGTCCAGGACTGGGAATTGGAATGTGGCTGCTGGGGACACCACCAAGGGGGTTAAGGAGAGGATTGTGGATATTTACGTCAGTGTGGAAAGTCTGTTTGTTTACGATAAACCCTGGATGGAAGGAGACAGTAAAGGGGCAGCTGTGAATAACGAATACTCAG AGGTGGCCGAGGCTTCAGGGCAGAAGAAGGCCTGCAGGATCCGAGCCGTGCTGCCTTGGCTCCTCGTGGTTCTCCTCCTTGTGGTCGTCACAGGCCTCGGAATCGCCC TCAAAGAAGAACAGGCCGATAATTTCAACCAAACCAGCACACTAATGGAGGTCCTGGAGAAACTATGTG AGCAAATGGGGTGTACTCATAATTGGAAAAAACTTCCCTGCAGTTGTTACTCCATCTGCCCGCAAATTGGAAGCCAAGAAAGAAAGAGCAGTGAGGAAAGCGGAAAAGATTGTGTCTGCACACAAGCCGACCTAGCCAGCATAACCACTAGAGAGGAGCAG gaaattgttTCTAGATTGTCTTCTGACAAGCCAGCATGGGTGGGTCTGAAGAGAAACGATGATGGAGTGTGCCATTGGGTGGATGGTACTCGTCTCCCCACTAAAAG TTTCGGGCACGACAGCCCGGAAGAAGAACCCTGTGCTTTGAGACCTCTGAGTTGTTTCGCCTGCAGCTCCAAACAAAACTGGATCTGTGAGAAAATAATAGAATGA